The Streptomyces sp. Je 1-332 genome has a window encoding:
- the kdpA gene encoding potassium-transporting ATPase subunit KdpA — protein sequence MSPVLAGVLQFLALIVALALAYRPLGDHMAKVYSSDKHLRVEKWIYKGIGANLNAEMRWPAYLRGVLAFSAVSVLFLYLLQRLQGSLPGSLGFKAIDPDQAFNTAASFVANTNWQSYYGEQAMGHVVQTGGLAVQNFVSAAVGIAVAVALVRGFARSRTGELGNFWADLVRGVVRILIPISVIGALVLVACGAIQNFSGIHGVGQFLGGSQEWNGGAVASQEVIKELGTNGGGYFNANSAHPFENPNGLSNLFEVFLILVIPFAITRTFGRMVGSLRQGYAILATMVTIWVGFTALMMWTEFHHGGPAFDIAGGAMEGKETRFGIAGSAIFSVATTLTSTGAVNSFHSSNTGFGGGLDLLGMQLGEIAPGGTGSGLYGMLIMAIIAVFIAGLMVGRTPEYLGKKIGTREIKLAACYILVTPALVLGFTAVSMALPTPKDSMLNSGAHGFSEILYAYTSGANNNGSAFAGLSADTNWFNTTIGLAMLLGRFLPMVFVLALAGSLAEQKPVPATAGTLRTEKPLFTGLLVGSIMIITGLTYFPALALGPLAEGLAS from the coding sequence ATGAGCCCTGTTCTAGCTGGTGTGCTCCAGTTCCTCGCGCTGATCGTGGCGCTCGCCCTGGCATACCGTCCGCTCGGCGACCATATGGCCAAGGTCTACTCCTCCGACAAGCACCTGCGCGTGGAGAAGTGGATCTACAAGGGCATCGGCGCCAATTTGAACGCCGAGATGCGCTGGCCCGCCTATTTGCGCGGTGTGCTCGCCTTCTCCGCCGTGAGCGTGCTGTTCCTGTATTTGCTGCAGCGGCTCCAGGGCTCGCTGCCCGGGTCGCTCGGCTTCAAGGCCATCGACCCCGACCAGGCCTTCAACACCGCCGCGTCGTTCGTGGCGAACACCAACTGGCAGTCGTACTACGGCGAGCAGGCCATGGGCCATGTCGTACAGACCGGTGGCCTCGCGGTGCAGAACTTCGTGTCCGCGGCCGTGGGCATCGCCGTCGCGGTGGCCCTGGTGCGGGGCTTCGCCCGGTCGCGGACGGGGGAGTTGGGGAACTTCTGGGCCGACCTGGTGCGCGGTGTCGTACGCATCCTGATTCCGATCTCGGTGATCGGCGCCCTCGTCCTCGTCGCCTGTGGCGCGATACAGAACTTCTCCGGCATCCACGGGGTCGGCCAGTTCCTGGGCGGCAGCCAGGAGTGGAACGGCGGGGCGGTGGCCTCGCAGGAGGTCATCAAGGAGCTGGGCACCAACGGAGGCGGTTACTTCAACGCCAACTCCGCCCACCCCTTCGAGAATCCGAACGGCCTCTCCAACCTCTTCGAGGTCTTCCTGATCCTGGTGATCCCGTTCGCGATCACGCGGACCTTCGGGCGGATGGTCGGTTCCCTCAGGCAGGGGTACGCGATCCTCGCCACGATGGTGACCATCTGGGTCGGGTTCACCGCGCTGATGATGTGGACGGAGTTCCACCACGGGGGCCCCGCCTTCGACATCGCGGGCGGCGCGATGGAGGGCAAGGAGACGCGGTTCGGGATAGCCGGTTCGGCGATCTTCTCGGTCGCCACGACACTGACTTCGACGGGCGCGGTCAACTCCTTCCACTCCTCCAACACCGGTTTCGGCGGCGGGCTCGATCTCCTCGGCATGCAGTTGGGCGAGATCGCGCCGGGCGGTACGGGATCAGGTCTGTACGGCATGCTGATCATGGCGATCATCGCGGTGTTCATCGCGGGGCTGATGGTGGGCCGTACGCCCGAGTACCTGGGCAAGAAGATCGGCACCCGCGAGATCAAGCTGGCGGCCTGCTACATCCTCGTCACTCCCGCCCTCGTGCTCGGCTTCACGGCGGTGTCGATGGCGCTGCCCACGCCCAAGGACTCGATGCTCAACTCCGGGGCGCACGGCTTCTCGGAGATCCTCTACGCCTACACCTCGGGCGCGAACAACAACGGCTCGGCGTTCGCGGGGCTGAGCGCGGACACGAACTGGTTCAACACCACGATCGGCCTCGCGATGCTGCTCGGCCGGTTCCTGCCGATGGTGTTCGTCCTCGCGCTCGCGGGTTCGCTGGCGGAGCAGAAGCCGGTTCCGGCGACGGCGGGCACTCTGCGTACCGAGAAGCCGCTGTTCACCGGCCTGCTGGTCGGCTCCATCATGATCATCACCGGGCTGACCTACTTCCCGGCGCTCGCCCTCGGGCCGCTGGCCGAAGGGTTGGCGTCATGA
- the kdpB gene encoding potassium-transporting ATPase subunit KdpB has translation MSTATPTRAPHQDVPGGHESHQDGGRVGAGLFDPKQLLKSFPDAVRKLDPRVMVKSPVMFVVLVGSVITTVLAVKDPGDWFGWAIAVWLWLTTIFANLAEAVAEGRGKAQADTLRKAKTDTVARRLDGTAEEQVPGTALRIGDLVVCEAGDVIPGDGDVVDGVASVDESAITGESAPVIRESGGDRSAVTGGTKVLSDRIVIKITTKPGETFIDRMINLVEGAARQKTPNEIALNILLASLTIVFLLAVVTLQPFAVYAGAEQSMIVLAALLVCLIPTTIGALLSAIGIAGMDRLVQRNVLAMSGRAVEAAGDVSTLLLDKTGTITLGNRQAAEFVPVRGTTEAELADAAQLSSLADETPEGRSVVVLAKERYGLRERHQGELEGAEWVAFTAQTRMSGVDLVEGGSGRKVRKGATGSVVAWVTQNGGTVSADAQALTDTISQAGGTPLLVAAQDDEGARVLGVIHLKDVVKDGMRERFDELRRMGIKTVMITGDNPLTAKAIADEAGVDDFLAEATPEDKMALIKREQAGGKLVAMTGDGTNDAPALAQADVGVAMNTGTSAAKEAGNMVDLDSNPTKLIEIVEIGKQLLITRGALTTFSIANDVAKYFAIIPAMFAVVYPGLDKLNIMGLSSPESAILSAVVFNALIIVALVPLALKGVRYRPMSADRMLRRNLGIYGLGGLVAPFIGIKIIDMVISLIPGL, from the coding sequence ATGTCCACCGCTACTCCCACCCGTGCGCCGCACCAGGACGTGCCCGGCGGCCATGAGAGCCATCAGGACGGCGGCCGTGTCGGCGCGGGTCTGTTCGACCCCAAGCAGCTCCTGAAGTCCTTCCCCGACGCCGTGCGGAAGCTCGATCCGCGGGTGATGGTCAAGTCGCCCGTCATGTTCGTGGTGCTCGTCGGCTCGGTGATCACCACCGTCCTCGCGGTCAAGGACCCGGGGGACTGGTTCGGCTGGGCGATCGCGGTCTGGCTCTGGCTGACCACGATCTTCGCCAACCTCGCGGAGGCGGTGGCCGAGGGGCGTGGCAAGGCGCAGGCGGACACGCTGCGCAAGGCCAAGACCGACACGGTCGCGCGCCGCCTGGACGGCACGGCCGAGGAGCAGGTGCCCGGCACCGCGCTGCGCATCGGCGACCTGGTGGTCTGCGAGGCGGGCGACGTGATCCCCGGCGACGGTGACGTCGTCGACGGTGTCGCGAGCGTCGACGAGTCGGCCATCACCGGCGAATCGGCCCCGGTCATCCGGGAGTCGGGCGGCGACAGGTCCGCCGTCACCGGCGGCACGAAGGTTCTCTCCGACCGCATCGTCATCAAGATCACGACGAAGCCCGGAGAGACGTTCATCGACCGCATGATCAACCTGGTCGAGGGCGCGGCCCGGCAGAAGACGCCCAACGAGATCGCGCTCAACATCCTGCTCGCGTCGCTCACCATCGTCTTCCTGCTCGCGGTCGTCACGCTCCAGCCGTTCGCCGTGTACGCCGGTGCCGAGCAGTCCATGATCGTGCTCGCCGCGCTCCTGGTGTGCCTGATCCCGACGACCATCGGCGCGCTGCTCTCCGCGATCGGCATCGCGGGCATGGACCGCCTGGTCCAGCGCAACGTCCTCGCCATGTCCGGACGGGCGGTCGAGGCCGCCGGTGATGTCTCGACGCTGCTGCTCGACAAGACCGGCACCATCACGCTGGGCAACCGTCAGGCCGCCGAGTTCGTGCCCGTGCGCGGGACGACCGAGGCCGAGCTCGCGGATGCCGCCCAGCTCTCGTCGCTGGCCGACGAGACGCCCGAGGGGCGCTCCGTCGTCGTACTGGCGAAGGAGAGGTACGGGCTTCGCGAGCGCCACCAGGGGGAGTTGGAGGGGGCGGAGTGGGTCGCCTTCACCGCGCAGACGCGGATGTCGGGCGTCGACCTCGTCGAGGGCGGCAGCGGACGCAAGGTCCGCAAGGGCGCGACCGGTTCGGTCGTCGCGTGGGTCACCCAGAACGGCGGCACGGTCTCCGCGGACGCCCAGGCCCTGACCGACACGATCTCGCAGGCCGGTGGCACACCGCTCCTCGTCGCCGCCCAGGACGACGAGGGGGCGCGGGTCCTCGGCGTCATCCACCTCAAGGACGTCGTCAAGGACGGCATGCGTGAACGGTTCGACGAGCTGCGGCGCATGGGCATCAAGACGGTCATGATCACGGGTGACAACCCGCTGACCGCCAAGGCGATCGCGGACGAGGCGGGCGTGGACGACTTCCTCGCCGAGGCCACGCCCGAGGACAAGATGGCGCTGATCAAGCGGGAGCAGGCCGGCGGCAAGCTCGTCGCGATGACCGGTGACGGCACGAACGACGCGCCCGCCCTCGCGCAGGCCGACGTCGGCGTGGCCATGAACACCGGGACCTCGGCCGCCAAGGAGGCCGGGAACATGGTGGACCTGGACTCCAACCCCACCAAGCTCATCGAGATCGTCGAGATCGGCAAGCAACTCCTGATCACCCGGGGCGCGTTGACGACCTTCTCGATCGCCAACGACGTCGCGAAGTACTTCGCGATCATCCCCGCGATGTTCGCTGTGGTGTATCCCGGTCTCGACAAGCTCAACATCATGGGCCTGTCGTCGCCGGAGTCGGCCATCCTGTCGGCCGTCGTCTTCAACGCGCTGATCATCGTCGCCCTGGTGCCGCTGGCCCTGAAGGGCGTGCGCTACCGGCCCATGAGCGCGGACCGGATGCTGCGGCGCAACCTCGGCATCTACGGCCTCGGCGGCCTCGTCGCCCCGTTCATCGGCATCAAGATCATCGACATGGTGATCTCCCTCATCCCCGGGCTTTAG
- a CDS encoding potassium-transporting ATPase subunit C, translating to MNNSVGSTARLLGAGLRALLVLTVVCGVIYPLAVTGIAQGLFSDKANGSEIRSEGKVVGSELIGQTYDLPLKKGQEAAEPDLKWFQPRPSNGLGSNQDAGVNTQYDLILSGATNLSGDSKDLIANVKAAKAAVVKDNSTPGFKVRPSDVPAEAVTSSGSGLDPHISPEYARLQAHRVAEKNGLAVNKVEELVAEHTDGRILGFVGEPRVNVLQLNIALRELVADRS from the coding sequence ATGAACAACTCCGTCGGAAGTACGGCACGGCTGCTGGGCGCGGGCCTGCGTGCCCTGCTGGTGCTGACCGTGGTCTGCGGTGTCATCTATCCGCTCGCCGTCACCGGGATCGCCCAGGGCCTGTTCAGCGACAAGGCCAACGGTTCCGAGATCCGCAGCGAGGGCAAGGTCGTCGGCTCCGAGCTCATCGGGCAGACGTACGACCTGCCGCTGAAGAAGGGCCAGGAGGCCGCCGAGCCCGACCTGAAGTGGTTCCAGCCCCGGCCCTCCAACGGCCTCGGCTCCAACCAGGACGCGGGGGTGAACACCCAGTACGACCTGATCCTTTCGGGTGCGACGAACCTGTCCGGTGACAGCAAGGACCTGATCGCGAACGTCAAGGCCGCCAAGGCGGCCGTCGTCAAGGACAACTCCACGCCCGGCTTCAAGGTCAGGCCGTCGGACGTGCCGGCCGAGGCCGTCACCTCGTCCGGCTCGGGCCTGGACCCGCACATCTCACCGGAGTACGCGCGGCTCCAGGCGCACCGGGTGGCCGAGAAGAACGGCCTCGCCGTGAACAAGGTCGAGGAGCTGGTCGCCGAGCACACGGACGGGCGGATCCTCGGCTTCGTGGGCGAGCCCCGCGTCAACGTCCTCCAGCTCAACATCGCGCTGAGGGAGCTTGTCGCCGACAGGAGCTGA
- a CDS encoding alginate lyase family protein — MADTPTPVRHHRRPRTAVLATLASVVTALVAALLAWPGAERADAAPADFVHPGVTVSRGQLDFTREKVNAGAQPWKGAYDQMMGSKYASLSRTPKPRAVVECGSYSDPNYGCTDEREDAIAAYTTALAWYITRDDRYAKKSIELMDAWSGTIKDHTNSNAPLQTGWAGSSWPRAAEIIKHTYTGGWNNSGRFATMLRTVYLPEIINGSNSNGNWELSMMEAAIGISVFIEDKGSYDKAMAKFRTRTAAYVYLASDGDLPKTVPSQNLDTRAKIVKYWQGQGTFTTGLTQETCRDFTHTGYGLSAISHVAETSRIQGDDLYKTDVGERLRQGLGFQAKYELGEAPPSSLCGGSVHRGLGPVTEVGYNALHNRLGHAMTNTQKLTEEQRPAGSNNLFVAWETLTHANNPG, encoded by the coding sequence ATGGCTGACACCCCCACACCCGTGCGCCACCACCGCAGACCCCGCACGGCAGTCCTCGCGACCCTCGCCTCCGTGGTGACCGCACTGGTCGCCGCCCTCCTGGCCTGGCCCGGCGCCGAGCGCGCCGACGCCGCGCCCGCCGATTTCGTCCACCCCGGAGTCACCGTCTCCCGCGGACAGCTCGACTTCACCAGGGAGAAGGTCAACGCCGGCGCCCAGCCCTGGAAGGGCGCCTACGACCAGATGATGGGAAGCAAGTACGCCTCCCTCTCGCGCACGCCCAAGCCCCGCGCGGTCGTCGAGTGCGGTTCCTACTCGGACCCCAACTACGGGTGCACGGACGAGCGCGAGGACGCGATAGCCGCGTACACCACAGCCCTCGCCTGGTACATCACCCGTGACGACCGCTACGCGAAGAAGTCCATCGAGCTGATGGACGCCTGGTCCGGCACCATCAAGGACCACACCAACAGCAACGCCCCCTTGCAGACCGGCTGGGCGGGCTCGTCCTGGCCCAGGGCCGCCGAGATCATCAAGCACACGTACACCGGCGGTTGGAACAACTCGGGCCGCTTCGCGACGATGCTGCGCACCGTCTACCTGCCCGAGATCATCAACGGCTCCAACTCCAACGGCAACTGGGAGCTGTCGATGATGGAGGCCGCCATCGGCATCTCCGTCTTCATCGAGGACAAGGGGTCGTACGACAAGGCGATGGCGAAGTTCCGCACGCGCACCGCCGCCTACGTCTATCTCGCCTCCGACGGCGACCTGCCCAAGACCGTGCCCAGCCAGAACCTCGACACCCGCGCGAAGATCGTCAAGTACTGGCAGGGGCAGGGCACCTTCACCACCGGGCTCACCCAGGAAACGTGCCGCGACTTCACCCACACCGGATACGGGCTCTCCGCGATCTCCCACGTCGCCGAGACCAGCCGCATCCAGGGCGACGACCTCTACAAGACGGACGTCGGCGAGCGGCTGCGCCAGGGCCTCGGGTTCCAGGCCAAGTACGAACTGGGCGAGGCCCCGCCCAGCTCGCTGTGCGGCGGCTCGGTCCACCGGGGCCTCGGACCGGTCACCGAGGTCGGCTACAACGCGCTGCACAACCGCCTCGGCCACGCCATGACCAACACCCAGAAGCTCACCGAGGAGCAGCGCCCCGCGGGTAGCAACAACCTCTTCGTCGCCTGGGAGACCCTGACCCACGCGAACAACCCCGGCTGA
- a CDS encoding sensor histidine kinase KdpD: MARGKLRIYLGSAPGVGKTYAMLSEAHRRIERGTDCVVAFVEHHDRPRTEVMLHGLEQVPRKQLDHRGGRFTEMDVDAVLERAPAVALVDELAHTNIPGSRNAKRWQDVEELLAAGIDVVSTVNIQHLESLGDVVESITGVRQRETVPDEVVRRADQIELVDMSPQALRRRMAHGNIYKPDRVDAALSNYFRPGNLTALRELALLWVADRVDEYLQQYRGEHGIRSTWQARERIAVGLTGGPEGRTLIRRASRMAAKGSGSEILAVYIARSDGLTAASPKELAVQRTLVEDLGGTFHHVIGDDIPAALLDFARGVNATQIVLGSSRRKTWQYVFGPGVGATVARESGPDLDVHIVTHDEVAKGRGLPVTRGARLGRSRSIWGWLVGVGGPALLTLLLTHVDADLGLANDMLLFLTLTVAAALLGGLLPALASAAFGSLLLNYYFAPPTHLWTISDSKNIVAIIVFVGVAISVASVVDLAARRTHQAARLRAESEILSFLAGSVLRGETSLDALLERVRETFSMDSVALLERASDVAPWTCAGRVGEGRTLERPEDADVDMPVGDHMALALSGRVLPAEDRRVLAAFAAQAVVVLDRRRLQDEAQQARTLAEGNRIRTALLAAVSHDLRTPLAGIKAAVSSLRSDDVAWSEEDQAELLEGIEDGADRLDHLVGNLLDMSRLQTGTVTPLIRAIDLDEVVPMALGGVPDGSADLDIPETLPMVSVDKGLLERAVANIVENAVKYSLDAEPVLVSASALGDRVELRVVDRGPGVPDAAKDRIFEPFQRYGDAPRGAGVGLGLAVARGFVESMGGTLEAEDTPGGGLTMVLTLRAAAGGPPALPDLSAQAAS; the protein is encoded by the coding sequence ATGGCACGCGGCAAGCTTCGGATATACCTCGGTTCGGCACCGGGCGTCGGCAAGACGTACGCGATGCTGTCCGAGGCGCACCGCCGCATCGAGCGCGGCACCGACTGCGTGGTCGCCTTCGTGGAGCACCACGACAGGCCGCGCACCGAGGTGATGCTGCACGGCCTGGAGCAGGTGCCCCGCAAACAGCTGGACCACCGTGGCGGCCGCTTCACCGAGATGGACGTCGACGCCGTCCTGGAGCGCGCGCCCGCCGTCGCCCTCGTGGACGAACTGGCGCACACGAACATCCCCGGCTCGCGCAACGCCAAGCGCTGGCAGGACGTGGAGGAGCTCCTCGCCGCGGGCATCGACGTCGTCTCGACCGTGAACATCCAGCACCTGGAGTCCCTCGGCGACGTCGTCGAGTCGATCACCGGCGTGCGCCAGCGCGAGACCGTGCCGGACGAGGTGGTGCGGCGCGCGGACCAGATCGAGCTCGTCGACATGTCGCCACAGGCACTGCGCCGCCGCATGGCCCACGGCAACATCTACAAGCCCGACCGGGTCGACGCGGCCCTGTCCAACTACTTCCGGCCCGGCAACCTCACCGCCCTGCGCGAGCTCGCGCTGCTCTGGGTCGCCGACCGGGTCGACGAGTACCTCCAGCAGTACCGCGGCGAGCACGGCATCCGCTCCACCTGGCAGGCCCGTGAACGCATCGCCGTCGGCCTCACCGGCGGCCCCGAGGGCCGCACGCTGATCCGCCGCGCCTCGCGCATGGCGGCCAAGGGCTCCGGCAGCGAGATCCTCGCCGTCTACATCGCCCGCAGCGACGGCCTGACCGCGGCGTCGCCCAAGGAGCTCGCGGTCCAGCGCACCCTGGTGGAGGACCTGGGCGGCACCTTCCACCACGTCATCGGCGACGACATACCCGCCGCGCTGCTCGACTTCGCCCGCGGCGTCAACGCCACCCAGATCGTCCTCGGCTCCTCGCGCCGCAAGACCTGGCAGTACGTCTTCGGGCCCGGCGTCGGCGCGACGGTGGCCCGCGAATCGGGCCCCGACCTGGACGTCCACATCGTCACGCACGACGAGGTCGCCAAGGGCCGCGGTCTGCCCGTGACGCGCGGGGCACGGCTCGGCAGGTCCCGGAGCATCTGGGGCTGGCTGGTGGGCGTGGGCGGCCCGGCGCTCCTGACGCTGCTCCTCACCCATGTCGACGCGGACCTGGGTCTCGCCAACGACATGCTGCTGTTCCTGACGCTCACCGTCGCCGCCGCCCTGCTCGGCGGTCTCCTGCCGGCCCTGGCCTCGGCGGCGTTCGGCTCGCTGCTCCTGAACTACTACTTCGCGCCGCCGACGCACCTGTGGACGATCTCCGACTCCAAGAACATCGTCGCGATCATCGTCTTCGTGGGCGTCGCGATCTCCGTCGCCTCCGTCGTGGACCTCGCCGCCCGCCGCACCCACCAGGCCGCGAGACTGCGCGCGGAGTCGGAGATACTCTCCTTCCTCGCCGGGAGCGTGCTGCGCGGCGAGACCAGCCTGGACGCCCTCCTGGAGCGCGTACGCGAGACCTTCAGCATGGACTCGGTGGCGCTCCTGGAGCGCGCGAGCGACGTGGCCCCCTGGACCTGCGCGGGCCGGGTCGGCGAGGGGCGCACGCTGGAGCGCCCCGAGGACGCGGACGTGGACATGCCCGTCGGCGACCACATGGCGCTCGCCCTGTCCGGCCGGGTGCTGCCCGCCGAGGACCGCAGGGTGCTCGCCGCGTTCGCCGCACAGGCCGTCGTGGTCCTCGACCGCCGGCGCCTCCAGGACGAGGCACAGCAGGCCCGCACCCTCGCCGAGGGCAACCGCATCCGCACCGCATTGCTCGCCGCCGTCAGCCATGACCTGCGTACGCCCCTCGCGGGCATCAAGGCCGCCGTCTCCTCTCTGCGCTCCGACGACGTGGCGTGGTCCGAGGAGGACCAGGCCGAGCTCCTCGAAGGCATCGAGGACGGCGCCGACCGCCTGGACCACCTGGTCGGCAACCTCCTGGACATGTCCCGCCTGCAGACCGGCACGGTCACCCCGCTGATCCGCGCGATCGACCTCGACGAGGTCGTCCCCATGGCACTCGGCGGCGTCCCCGACGGCAGCGCGGACCTCGACATCCCCGAGACGCTGCCCATGGTCTCCGTGGACAAGGGCCTCCTCGAACGCGCCGTCGCCAACATCGTCGAGAACGCCGTCAAGTACAGCCTCGACGCCGAACCGGTCCTGGTCTCCGCGAGCGCGCTCGGCGACCGCGTCGAACTGCGCGTCGTGGACCGCGGGCCGGGTGTCCCGGACGCGGCCAAGGACCGCATCTTCGAGCCCTTCCAGCGCTACGGCGACGCTCCGCGCGGCGCGGGCGTGGGCCTCGGCCTCGCGGTCGCCCGTGGCTTCGTCGAGTCCATGGGCGGCACGCTGGAGGCCGAGGACACCCCCGGCGGCGGCCTCACCATGGTCCTCACCCTGCGGGCGGCGGCGGGCGGACCGCCGGCCCTGCCCGACCTCTCCGCACAGGCAGCCTCATGA
- a CDS encoding response regulator, giving the protein MTRVLVVDDEPQIVRALVINLKARKYDVDAAPDGATALQLAAARHPDVIVLDLGLPDMDGVEVIRGLRGWTRVPILVLSARHSSDEKVEALDAGADDYVTKPFGMDELLARLRASIRRAEPTGAGEDDVMVDTEDFTVDLAAKKVNRDGRDVRLTPTEWHLLEVLVRNTGRLVSQKQLLQEVWGPSYGTETNYLRVYMAQLRRKLEADPAHPRHFITEPGMGYRFER; this is encoded by the coding sequence ATGACCCGGGTGCTCGTGGTCGACGACGAGCCGCAGATCGTACGCGCCCTCGTCATCAACCTGAAGGCGCGCAAGTACGACGTGGACGCGGCCCCCGACGGAGCCACGGCGCTCCAGCTCGCCGCCGCCCGCCACCCCGACGTGATCGTGCTCGACCTCGGTCTGCCCGACATGGACGGGGTCGAGGTCATCAGGGGCCTGCGCGGCTGGACGCGCGTCCCGATCCTGGTGCTCTCCGCGCGGCACAGCTCGGACGAGAAGGTCGAGGCGCTCGACGCGGGCGCCGACGACTACGTCACCAAGCCCTTCGGCATGGACGAGCTGCTCGCCCGGCTGCGGGCCTCCATCCGCAGAGCCGAGCCCACCGGAGCGGGCGAGGACGACGTCATGGTGGACACGGAGGACTTCACGGTCGACCTGGCCGCCAAGAAGGTCAACCGCGACGGACGCGACGTGCGCCTGACGCCCACGGAGTGGCATCTCCTCGAAGTCCTGGTGCGCAACACCGGCCGCCTGGTCAGCCAGAAGCAGCTGCTCCAGGAGGTCTGGGGCCCTTCGTACGGTACGGAGACGAACTACCTGCGCGTCTACATGGCGCAGCTGCGCCGCAAGCTGGAGGCGGACCCCGCGCATCCGCGGCACTTCATCACCGAGCCGGGAATGGGTTACAGGTTCGAGCGATGA
- a CDS encoding OB-fold nucleic acid binding domain-containing protein, which translates to MSAVPGSEKPAGRFRRMLDRLSSSQEDLESEELREDAETAGCTRIGDCQDRQIVTVTGTLRTVTLRPRAGVPALEAELFDGSAALDVVWLGRRSIVGIEPGRRLIASGRVSMSRGRRVLFNPKYELRPLGRE; encoded by the coding sequence ATGAGTGCTGTTCCTGGTTCCGAGAAGCCGGCAGGCCGTTTCCGGCGCATGCTCGACCGGCTGTCCTCCTCCCAGGAGGATCTGGAGTCGGAGGAGCTGCGCGAGGATGCCGAGACGGCTGGATGCACCCGTATCGGAGACTGCCAGGACCGCCAGATAGTCACGGTTACTGGTACCTTGCGCACGGTCACTCTGCGACCACGCGCCGGCGTTCCCGCCCTGGAGGCGGAGCTGTTCGACGGCTCCGCGGCACTGGACGTGGTGTGGCTCGGCAGGCGCTCCATCGTGGGGATCGAGCCGGGGCGCAGGCTGATCGCGTCCGGCCGGGTCTCGATGAGCCGCGGCCGCCGGGTGCTCTTCAACCCGAAATACGAACTCAGACCCCTCGGACGGGAGTAG
- a CDS encoding DUF3159 domain-containing protein has protein sequence MTSLDKPTDQGSTDQEADSRAVTEAALFEAFGGVRGMVETVVPGLLFVTIFTINKDLHMSAIAALAVSLVLVAVRLVMKDTVKHAFSGVFGVAFGVVFAMMTGNAKDFYLPGMLYTLGLALAYIITAMAGVPLIGLILGPVFKENLSWRTRNPGRKKAYTKASWAWGLILLAKCAILFPLYWWADTTQFGWVLIALKIPPFLLAVWLTWVFLAKAPPPIDVFAEMEAAEKAEKAEKERKAAARGDV, from the coding sequence GTGACGTCCCTCGACAAGCCGACGGACCAAGGAAGCACGGATCAGGAAGCCGATTCCAGGGCCGTGACCGAGGCCGCGCTCTTCGAGGCCTTCGGCGGCGTGCGGGGCATGGTGGAGACCGTCGTTCCCGGCCTCCTCTTCGTGACGATCTTCACGATCAACAAGGACCTGCACATGTCGGCCATCGCGGCCCTCGCGGTGTCCCTGGTGCTCGTGGCGGTCCGCCTGGTCATGAAGGACACCGTCAAGCACGCCTTCAGCGGCGTCTTCGGTGTCGCCTTCGGCGTGGTCTTCGCGATGATGACCGGCAACGCCAAGGACTTCTATCTGCCGGGCATGCTCTACACCCTGGGCCTGGCCCTCGCCTACATCATCACGGCCATGGCGGGCGTCCCGCTGATCGGCCTGATCCTCGGCCCGGTCTTCAAGGAGAACCTCTCCTGGCGGACCCGCAACCCTGGCCGCAAGAAGGCGTACACCAAGGCAAGTTGGGCCTGGGGCCTGATCCTGCTCGCCAAGTGCGCGATCCTCTTCCCGCTCTACTGGTGGGCGGACACCACCCAGTTCGGCTGGGTCCTGATCGCCCTGAAGATCCCGCCCTTCCTGCTGGCCGTCTGGCTGACCTGGGTCTTCCTCGCGAAGGCGCCGCCGCCGATTGACGTGTTCGCTGAGATGGAGGCCGCGGAGAAGGCGGAGAAGGCCGAGAAGGAGCGCAAGGCCGCCGCCAGGGGCGACGTCTAG
- a CDS encoding TrkA family potassium uptake protein: MRVAIAGAGAVGRSIAGELLENGHEILLIDKAPTAISVERVPQAEWLLADACEITSLDEAALQRCNVVIAATGDDKVNLVVSLLAKTEYGVPRVVARVNNPKNEWLFNESWGVDVAVSTPRLMSALVEEAVSVGDLVRLLRFSHGDANLVELTLPPESALAGTTVGDVQWPEDTSLVTIIRGTRVLAPTADDSLEAGDELLFVAAQAREEQLEDLLSVRKEEAAS; the protein is encoded by the coding sequence ATGAGGGTCGCCATTGCCGGAGCAGGCGCGGTGGGACGTTCCATCGCCGGTGAGCTCCTGGAGAACGGGCACGAGATTCTGCTCATCGACAAGGCGCCGACCGCCATCTCGGTGGAGCGCGTCCCGCAGGCCGAGTGGCTGCTCGCCGACGCCTGCGAGATCACCTCGCTCGACGAGGCGGCGCTCCAGCGCTGCAACGTGGTGATCGCCGCGACCGGCGACGACAAGGTGAACCTCGTCGTCTCGCTGCTCGCGAAGACCGAGTACGGCGTCCCGCGGGTCGTCGCCCGCGTGAACAACCCGAAGAACGAATGGCTCTTCAACGAGTCCTGGGGCGTCGACGTCGCGGTCTCGACCCCACGCCTGATGTCCGCGCTCGTCGAGGAGGCGGTGAGCGTCGGTGATCTCGTACGTCTGCTGCGCTTCAGTCACGGTGACGCGAACCTCGTCGAGCTGACCCTGCCGCCCGAGTCGGCCCTCGCGGGCACGACGGTCGGTGACGTCCAGTGGCCCGAGGACACCTCGCTGGTGACGATCATCCGCGGTACGCGCGTTCTCGCGCCGACCGCGGACGACTCCCTCGAAGCGGGGGACGAGCTGTTGTTCGTCGCGGCGCAGGCTCGCGAGGAGCAGCTGGAGGACCTGCTGTCGGTGCGCAAGGAAGAGGCGGCGAGCTAG